A stretch of the Ascaphus truei isolate aAscTru1 chromosome 4, aAscTru1.hap1, whole genome shotgun sequence genome encodes the following:
- the LAMP5 gene encoding lysosome-associated membrane glycoprotein 5 produces the protein MNSRGSTPTTVLGLQVFILLFYIFGHNVAEQEVENLSGLSTNPEKYIFAVRENGTTCLMAEFSAKIMVPYEVPASNEVDWISEEANIQIPRSADIKGKCGNNETELHLSWMDNAYILRLFFAKEGHDSTKAHGMQWKMNKVQFSYDFSERSYFKIGARPGKHTASTHHLSLMVTPSGMSYECEATQRMSLSSSDQKKTVTLLLSEVHMQPFDIKSDFVYSEEYKCPADQRKQIEEMLPLILGITLGLIIVIILAVYHVHHKMTANQVQIPQDRSLYKHMG, from the exons ACATTTTTGGTCATAACGTGGCAGAGCAAGAAGTTGAAAACCTTTCAGGTCTATCCACGAatcctgaaaaatatatatttgcggTTCGAGAAAATGGGACAACGTGTCTTATGGCTGAATTCTCAGCTAAAATAATGGTACCCTATGAAGTACCTGCTAGCAATGAAGTGGAC TGGATTTCAGAAGAAGCAAACATTCAAATACCCAGAAGTGCAGATATAAAAGGGAAATGCGGAAATAACGAGACTGAGCTACACTTGTCCTGGATGGACAATGCTTACATCCTGAGGCTGTTTTTCGCTAAG GAAGGACACGACTCAACAAAAGCCCATGGCATGCAGTGGAAAATGAATAAAGTGCAGTTTTCCTATGACTTTTCAGAGCGCTCATACTTCAAAATTGGAGCAAGAC CTGGTAAGCATACTGCCAGTACCCACCACCTTTCTCTCATGGTCACACCATCCGGCATGTCCTATGAATGTGAAGCTACACAGAGAATGAGTCTTTCCTCTAGCGACCAAAAGAAAACCGTGACCTTGCTCCTCTCAGAAGTCCATATGCAGCCCTTTGATATTAAGAGTGACTTTGTCTACAGTGAAG AATACAAATGTCCAGCGGATCAAAGAAAGCAGATAGAAGAAATGTTGCCTCTTATTCTGGGTATAACCTTGGGACTCATCATTGTCATTATTCTAGCTGTATATCACGTCCATCACAAGATGACAGCCAACCAAGTCCAAATTCCTCAAGACAGATCTCTGTACAAGCACATGGGATAA